The Pantoea vagans genome includes a window with the following:
- a CDS encoding phosphatidate cytidylyltransferase, translated as MADSRQVLYYCLGGIFAILILATLIIFVLRKCRPQRNWLELQQRVNSWWVIICLFSLAMLSPKWLALTFFGFISFLSLKEYLTLAPTRRSDSMPLLWMYAAIPVQYLWTGMAWYGMFIIFIPVYVFLFLPARMVIAGDTKGFLHSASVMHWGMMTTVFALSHVAYLMTLPGSDASAGALLVFFLVALTELNDIAQYLWGKSLGRIRVTPKVSPNKTLAGLLGGILTTMLLAVILGPLLTPMSYLHSLGAGLIIGASGFCGDVVMSAIKRDFGVKDSGKLLPGHGGILDRLDSLIYTAPLFFHFYYYFYV; from the coding sequence ATGGCTGATTCCAGACAAGTGCTTTATTACTGCCTGGGTGGCATCTTCGCCATACTTATTCTGGCGACGCTGATTATTTTTGTGCTGAGAAAATGCCGCCCGCAGCGCAACTGGCTGGAATTGCAGCAGCGCGTTAATAGCTGGTGGGTAATTATCTGCCTGTTTTCGCTGGCAATGCTGTCTCCTAAATGGCTGGCGCTAACCTTTTTCGGCTTCATCAGCTTCCTGTCGTTAAAAGAGTATCTGACGCTGGCCCCCACGCGACGTTCGGACAGTATGCCGCTGCTGTGGATGTATGCCGCCATCCCGGTTCAATACCTCTGGACCGGCATGGCCTGGTACGGCATGTTCATCATCTTTATCCCGGTTTACGTCTTCCTGTTCCTGCCTGCTCGCATGGTGATTGCCGGTGATACCAAAGGTTTTCTGCACTCAGCATCGGTGATGCACTGGGGCATGATGACCACCGTGTTCGCTCTGAGCCACGTCGCTTACCTGATGACTTTACCCGGTTCTGACGCCAGCGCCGGTGCGCTGCTGGTGTTCTTCCTCGTTGCGCTGACTGAGCTGAATGATATTGCCCAGTATCTATGGGGAAAATCGCTGGGCAGGATCAGAGTGACGCCCAAAGTCAGCCCGAATAAAACGCTGGCCGGTCTGCTGGGCGGCATCCTCACCACCATGCTGCTGGCGGTGATTCTTGGCCCACTGCTCACACCAATGAGTTATCTCCACTCGCTGGGTGCCGGGTTGATTATTGGTGCCAGCGGCTTTTGCGGCGATGTTGTGATGTCGGCGATCAAACGCGACTTTGGTGTGAAGGATTCAGGAAAATTGCTGCCCGGACACGGCGGTATTCTGGATCGCCTCGATTCGCTCATCTACACCGCACCGCTGTTCTTCCACTTCTATTACTACTTCTACGTGTAA
- a CDS encoding CDP-alcohol phosphatidyltransferase family protein: MTLYDIKPKFQNLLRPLVVRLHAQGITANQVTLFAMLTSVVLGALLMCFPDPRFFITLPIFLFFRMALNAIDGMLAREFNQQSIVGAILNEVGDIISDAALYLAFAFVTGISPWLVVLVVLLSWLSEFCGVMCQTLNGIRSYRGPLGKSDRAFLFGALGLVIALWPQYIGYANALFAIAALLLCWTSLNRCRCAMEAKNG, encoded by the coding sequence GTGACGCTATACGATATAAAACCGAAGTTTCAGAATTTATTAAGACCGCTGGTTGTCAGGTTACATGCGCAGGGTATCACTGCGAATCAGGTAACGTTGTTTGCCATGCTGACCTCTGTGGTACTGGGCGCACTGTTGATGTGTTTCCCCGATCCGCGCTTTTTTATCACCTTGCCTATCTTCCTGTTTTTCCGCATGGCGTTAAACGCCATTGATGGCATGTTAGCCCGAGAGTTCAATCAGCAATCTATCGTTGGAGCAATCCTCAACGAGGTCGGTGACATTATCTCTGACGCCGCACTGTATCTGGCTTTTGCGTTTGTTACAGGTATCTCGCCGTGGTTGGTAGTGTTGGTCGTGCTGCTTTCCTGGTTGAGCGAATTCTGCGGTGTGATGTGTCAGACGCTGAACGGCATCCGCAGTTATCGTGGTCCGTTGGGAAAAAGCGATCGTGCATTCCTCTTCGGTGCTCTCGGTCTGGTGATTGCGCTGTGGCCGCAATATATCGGCTACGCTAACGCACTGTTTGCCATCGCCGCCCTGTTGCTGTGCTGGACCAGTCTGAACCGCTGCCGCTGTGCGATGGAGGCGAAAAATGGCTGA
- a CDS encoding DotU family type IV/VI secretion system protein yields MISQDSHITISTLDTLMQDTWLLALAVRNGQSITVDDALYQRCFSMVQQVQDQLNTAGAPGPLCEEIKFAHCVFLDELIMTIPEADISAWWRRTPLQGHFLGHLNGGEHFY; encoded by the coding sequence ATGATTTCTCAAGATTCTCATATAACAATTTCTACCCTCGATACGCTAATGCAGGATACCTGGCTGCTAGCGCTTGCTGTCCGAAACGGACAATCCATCACCGTTGATGATGCGCTCTACCAGCGTTGCTTCAGCATGGTCCAACAGGTCCAGGACCAACTCAATACAGCCGGTGCGCCAGGCCCTCTCTGCGAAGAAATCAAATTTGCGCACTGCGTCTTCCTCGACGAACTGATCATGACTATTCCGGAAGCTGATATTTCAGCCTGGTGGAGGCGCACACCTTTGCAGGGGCACTTTCTTGGGCATCTTAATGGTGGCGAGCATTTCTACTAA
- a CDS encoding alpha/beta hydrolase, which translates to MNMTRHPLTAHDRQQVAQSLAELQEHRSNFTGSMREYYDAMCAQTPLAEGVRMEQTDASGWWLHPQATHSERVIVFIHGGAYMLGSAQAYRGFASQLAARTGYSTFVLDYPLAPEHPFPAAPEKVVEVLEGLISSGITQITLVGDSAGGALALVALQYPHLAASIRSVVVFSPWTDLTFSGASFNDPEMSDPIFQPAILQDAAKGYLQGHDAQDQRASPLFANPAALPPLLIQVGSEELLLDDATRLASKVAKSGDAVQLDIYDGMHHVFQRDNQLDAACHALDTAAAFIHRH; encoded by the coding sequence ATGAACATGACCAGACATCCCTTAACCGCGCATGACCGTCAGCAGGTCGCACAATCGCTGGCTGAACTGCAGGAACATCGCAGTAACTTTACGGGTTCGATGCGTGAATACTATGACGCGATGTGCGCCCAAACGCCGCTGGCAGAAGGTGTGCGCATGGAACAAACCGATGCCTCGGGTTGGTGGCTGCATCCTCAGGCCACGCATAGCGAACGCGTGATCGTATTCATTCACGGTGGCGCTTATATGCTGGGGAGTGCGCAGGCGTATCGCGGCTTTGCCAGTCAACTGGCGGCCCGTACTGGCTACTCAACCTTTGTGCTGGACTATCCGTTGGCACCGGAACATCCTTTCCCGGCGGCACCGGAAAAGGTGGTTGAAGTGCTGGAAGGACTCATCAGCAGCGGGATCACGCAGATCACCCTGGTAGGGGATTCTGCGGGTGGGGCGTTGGCATTGGTGGCGCTGCAATATCCACATCTGGCAGCCAGCATCCGCTCGGTGGTGGTGTTTTCGCCCTGGACCGATCTGACGTTTAGCGGTGCATCGTTTAACGATCCAGAGATGAGCGATCCGATTTTCCAGCCCGCAATACTGCAGGATGCCGCCAAAGGCTATTTGCAGGGCCATGATGCGCAAGATCAACGTGCATCGCCGCTGTTCGCAAATCCTGCTGCATTGCCACCCTTGTTAATTCAGGTTGGGAGCGAGGAACTGCTGCTGGATGATGCTACTCGTCTGGCGAGCAAAGTCGCGAAATCAGGCGATGCGGTGCAACTGGATATTTATGATGGTATGCATCACGTGTTCCAGCGGGATAACCAGTTGGATGCCGCGTGTCATGCGTTGGATACAGCGGCGGCATTTATTCATCGCCATTAA
- a CDS encoding LysR family transcriptional regulator, with product MDRLDAIRLFLRVVECGSFSTAAKEAGVGQSAVSKQVAALEGQFKQQLLKRSSRGIALTEAGKAFYDGALRLRDEFEQLETRVKFGADEAAGTLRISVAPVFGRFYIVPRLPALLERHPALNIELRVSERHVNLIEENIDVAIRHGELQDSALTQRKLAESPLITLASPEYLAKHGAPTSPAELSGHQCIAFNGGRGVHPWRFLDGHGKPFTLMPQGRFQSNDGEQQRAAALAGMGITQFPAWLAGPDLASGALVPVLREFAVGSMSISAVFATKQMTNSKVRVFVEYLLGTLREDLPSGVGD from the coding sequence ATGGACCGACTTGATGCCATCCGACTGTTTTTGCGCGTAGTAGAGTGCGGCAGCTTTTCCACCGCTGCCAAAGAAGCGGGCGTCGGCCAGTCTGCCGTCAGTAAACAGGTTGCCGCGCTGGAGGGCCAGTTCAAACAGCAACTCCTGAAGCGATCATCCCGAGGCATCGCCTTAACCGAGGCAGGCAAAGCCTTCTATGACGGCGCACTGCGCCTGCGCGATGAGTTTGAGCAGTTGGAAACCCGCGTAAAATTCGGTGCGGATGAGGCGGCAGGCACGCTACGCATCTCCGTCGCGCCGGTGTTTGGTCGCTTCTATATCGTGCCGCGCTTACCCGCCCTGCTGGAACGCCATCCGGCTCTTAACATCGAACTGCGTGTCTCTGAACGGCATGTGAATTTGATAGAAGAGAATATCGATGTCGCCATCCGGCACGGCGAACTGCAAGATTCGGCGCTGACACAACGCAAGCTGGCGGAAAGTCCGCTGATCACGCTCGCGAGCCCGGAATACCTTGCGAAGCATGGTGCACCCACCTCACCTGCTGAGTTAAGCGGACATCAATGCATTGCCTTCAATGGCGGACGCGGTGTGCATCCGTGGCGGTTTTTGGATGGGCATGGAAAACCGTTTACGCTGATGCCTCAAGGACGATTTCAGAGCAATGACGGCGAACAGCAACGTGCTGCTGCATTAGCTGGCATGGGTATTACTCAGTTTCCGGCGTGGCTTGCAGGACCGGATTTGGCCTCTGGCGCGTTGGTGCCGGTGTTAAGGGAGTTTGCGGTGGGGTCGATGTCGATTAGTGCAGTCTTCGCGACAAAGCAGATGACGAACAGTAAGGTGAGAGTGTTTGTGGAGTATTTGCTGGGGACGTTGCGGGAAGATTTGCCGTCGGGGGTTGGGGATTGA
- a CDS encoding COG2958 family protein, producing MLKTSRPQMIINVLQANPGKQFTARQLAQKIIEIYKDELSEKRKNTRFASDEDFLDQITAEVGGSRTVKAKAMCPQVMTRDKPRPRLYYWGEDLVETNQIMPLSDMTPVPSVQTMSFTEHALYPLLIEYLSEEEELLCRRIDEKRSSNNKGLGANHWLYPDIVALQPLDKGWDTVVQNCVRHSEGRLTRLWSFEVKRQLNRSNVRECFFQAVSNSSWAHFGYLVATEINEDKQRGVERELQMLCALHGIGVILLNPQDPGNSQTLIPARERTSIDWQSVNRLVEENFDFKEFIDLVAEYHQTGKVHRTLWNK from the coding sequence ATGTTAAAAACCAGTCGTCCCCAGATGATTATCAACGTGTTGCAAGCTAATCCCGGCAAGCAGTTCACTGCTCGCCAGCTGGCGCAAAAAATCATCGAAATTTATAAAGATGAGTTGTCTGAAAAACGCAAAAATACGCGCTTCGCCAGTGATGAGGACTTTCTGGATCAGATCACTGCGGAAGTCGGGGGAAGCCGAACAGTGAAAGCTAAAGCTATGTGCCCGCAAGTGATGACAAGGGATAAGCCTAGGCCAAGATTATACTACTGGGGCGAGGATCTTGTTGAGACTAATCAAATAATGCCACTCTCTGACATGACACCAGTACCTTCAGTACAAACAATGAGTTTTACTGAACATGCGCTTTATCCATTACTGATTGAGTATCTGTCGGAAGAAGAAGAGTTACTTTGTCGCCGTATCGATGAAAAGCGTTCGAGCAATAACAAAGGGCTGGGAGCAAATCATTGGCTTTATCCCGATATTGTTGCGCTGCAGCCTCTGGATAAAGGCTGGGATACAGTTGTACAAAACTGCGTTCGCCATAGCGAGGGCCGTTTGACCCGGTTATGGTCTTTTGAAGTAAAACGCCAGCTTAATCGAAGTAACGTGCGTGAGTGCTTCTTTCAGGCAGTGAGTAATTCAAGCTGGGCGCATTTTGGTTATCTCGTTGCTACAGAGATTAATGAAGATAAGCAGCGTGGAGTGGAACGGGAACTACAGATGCTTTGCGCGCTGCATGGTATTGGTGTGATCCTGCTGAACCCACAAGATCCGGGGAACAGCCAGACGCTCATCCCGGCACGTGAACGAACCAGTATCGACTGGCAATCAGTTAACCGATTGGTAGAAGAGAACTTTGATTTTAAGGAGTTTATCGATCTTGTGGCTGAGTATCACCAAACAGGTAAAGTACATAGAACTTTGTGGAATAAATAA